The Raphanus sativus cultivar WK10039 chromosome 2, ASM80110v3, whole genome shotgun sequence DNA segment AATTAATTATACACATACAAGCTTggatttaggtttttaaaacacacacacatacaagtTCATCCGTTTTAGGTATTAAAACAAACACATACAAGTTCTAAAAACACAACATAGTTTAACATTTCACCAAATCAGTTTGGCGTAAAAGGAGACCTCAACAAATGAGAAACCTTGGACACCCTCTTTGGCCTCTCACCAGCATCCTGTGAATCTGTCTTGTCCGCAACAGCTTTTTCCGCAGCAGCCTTCTCAAATCTCTCTGCAGTGTCTGCCATAATCTGAAGTGTAGATTGCTCATCTTCATTCTCATCAAATCTCTCTTCAGTATCTACATTGAACAAAAATACATCCTGACTTAGAtcatcattattaaaaatataatttgaaattatatgttATCATGACTTACCTTGCACTAACTTCTCAACAGCTGTCTCACCATCCTTCTCAGCCTCAATCTGTTTCTCACCATCCTTCTCAGCCTCTGCCTCAATCTGCTCATCACCATCCTCATCATCACCATCCTCATCATCCTTATCACCCTCATCACCATCATCCTCATCACCCTCCTCCTTATCACCCTCACCATCCTCCTTATCAGCCTCTGCCTCACTGTAAACCTCATCACCATCCTCATCATCCTTATCACCCTCATCACCATCCTCCTCATCACCCTCCTCCTTATCACCCTCACCATCCTCTTTATCAGCCTCTTTATCACCCTCACCATCCTCCTTATCACCCTCACCATCCTCCTTATCACCATGCATCTCGCCCTCCTTTCTTCTGCCTCCTGAAACATAATCAGTTTCAACTTGGAATGACCAATTTTTTCTCTGAATCTTGTCTTCTTccaactcctttactcttgctGTCAGAAGACGAATTGTTTTGTCTCTCAATGCAAATCCATCATCCATTCTTTTGTTCAACTTCAACTCcaattctcttaatctctcacGACCTGCCTCGCCTCCTGGCTCGCCCCCTGCCTCAACACCTGCCTCTCCCCCTGCCTCtaattctcttaatctctcacGAACTGCCTCTCCTCCTGCCTCGCCTCCTGCTTCCTCTTGTTGCTCTCGGGTCCTCACATCCATCTCATATAGATCCGGCCAGAAAATTTTACTCCCTGGTTGAAGTAGGATCCTGTTCCAACTGTCAACAGCTATGTCTGGCGTATCCGAATCATCTTTCAGCTCCAAGTCTGCAAAAGTCCCTTCATCCATGATTTGATACAAAAGGTCTAGTTCATATCCTACTGGTTCCAAAATACTGATAATCTCCTGAAATATGACCAACAACAAATTACACATTTAATTAACtatgaacttgaagaaaatgacataaacaacactaaaaaaaattataagctTTTACCTTTGTGTTTCCTAGCGCATGTCAAGTGGAAATCCTGTTGTTCCGGTCCTCTTGAACCTCCATTTGCACATTCTTGGACAACCATCGAGACAGTTTGGAACAGGCTCTCTGAATCTTTCCCTAAGGACATGGATACATTCAAATGCTAATATCTGCACATCATTTCACACAATCACATCAGttatattataacaaatatGCTTATGAAACCCAGGAAATTCATACCTCCAGTGGGTTGATAAACCCAGGAAATGGCCATTGTGCCTCCTCTGGGATCCCATCACGAAAATGATCCCTCACATGAAAAATCTCTTTCATGCAATCTTCAAATGTGTAACGGCCCCATGGAAATTTGGTGCAAAACTCCAGATCTTCTACTGCTTGAAGAAGGAAATACTCAATGAAGTAATTTGCTTTTGACCTTCCTCTTAAAACTCTAGCCAGAAAGTAAAGAACCAACATCCTCAGACGATCGCCACTACCATCAAACTTCATCTTCTGAAGTTTCTCTTTGACATCTTCTTCTGTCACTTGCAGACCCTTTTCCTTTCCATCCTTTGTCTTCTTCACTTTAAAATACTTTCTCGCAAACTTCATGCTCCTTATCCTCTGATAGTTTTCTGGATATGAGTGGCAGTATAAACCAGAGAGAAGGCTATGCTCCCTGATGGAGTATCTAACTGGAACACCGTTTACTCCAAACCAAGCCTGTCTACCCTTTCCTGTATGCATAGTACGAAGTAGCAACATCCACAATCCCATCATTTTTCTTGTTGAGGTACAATCCATGTGGAATAAATGCTTGAACTGAGGATGATCCTGAAACCAACTCTTCTCTGAGGCATCAAACTTATCAACCGCATTCAGCATGGTCAGAAAATCGTGTTGGCGGCACCTTGAAGAGAGCTTGCAACCCTTTTGATAGTCGCTCGGTTTGAAGAAAAAACCAGCAGGTCTGTCAGCTTCTATGGTCATATCCCTCTCAACCTggaaaataaaagcaaaatacTCAGTTGTATTGGTTAGACTTATTATACTTTTCATAGTTGTACCAGTTATATTAGTTATAAGAAGTGTGGTTGGTGTGgttatactagttatactagttcCATTGATTCTGTTTACAACATATTATTACCAGTTGAACTAGTTTCATTCttttagttgtactagttattcAATACTCAGGTGTATTAGTTAAACTAATTATACTTTTGATAGTTGTAccagttatataatttataaagaaGTTTGGTTATACTAGTTATATTAGTTCCATTGATTCTGTTTTACAACATATTATTACGAGTTGAACTAGTTTCATTCTTTTAATTGTACTAGTTATTCAATACTCAGG contains these protein-coding regions:
- the LOC130508564 gene encoding uncharacterized protein LOC130508564, yielding MDEGTFADLELKDDSDTPDIAVDSWNRILLQPGSKIFWPDLYEMDVRTREQQEEAGGEAGGEAVRERLRELEAGGEAGVEAGGEPGGEAGRERLRELELKLNKRMDDGFALRDKTIRLLTARVKELEEDKIQRKNWSFQVETDYVSGGRRKEGEMHGDKEDGEGDKEDGEGDKEADKEDGEGDKEEGDEEDGDEGDKDDEDGDEVYSEAEADKEDGEGDKEEGDEDDGDEGDKDDEDGDDEDGDEQIEAEAEKDGEKQIEAEKDGETAVEKLVQDTEERFDENEDEQSTLQIMADTAERFEKAAAEKAVADKTDSQDAGERPKRVSKVSHLLRSPFTPN